GAACGGGGATCGGCAAGGGCGAGAGCCGGGCCATGGAGGCGGCGCAGCAGGCCATCTCAAGCCCGCTGCTCGACAACATCTCCGTCAACGGGGCGACCGGGGTGCTGGTCAACATCACCGGAGGGAACGATCTTACCCTGGGCGAGGTACACCAGGTCTCGGAGATCATCCACGACGCAGTGGGTGACGAAGCCGAGGTCATCTTCGGCAGCGTCATCGAGCCGTCGATGGAAGGCGAGATCCGAGTGACGGTGATCGCGACCGGGTTCGACCGGAAGGAGCAGCAGGCGGCGGGCCCGGTGAGGGCGCCGGGAGTCATCCAGTTCCCGCAGCGGCAGTCCGGCGTGGTGCGCGCCTCGGGCAGCGTGGCGCAGCAGGCCGCGGCGGCAGGCGGGGCGGGCGCGACGCAGTCAGGGCGGCGTCCTTCGGGCGCGGGACCGGGCGGTCCGGTCTCACGGCCGGTACAGGGATCGGCGGAGCCGCTGTCCGACATGGAGATCCCTACCTTCATCAGAAGGCAGATGGATTGACGCTACTCTCCAGGAACGAACGGACCGTCCTCGTGACGTTGCTGGCGCTCCTGTTCGGCGTCGGCGCTTCGGGCGCGCGTCGCGCGGGCTACCTCGGCGGGCTCAAGACTGCGCCGCCGGTGGTCGTAGCCTCGGCGCCGGTCCGGTTGATCAGCGACACGCTCCGCGCCAACGAGACGGTATCGCAGCTGTTCGCCCGGCGCGGCGTGAACGACGTGGACTGGACCGCGCTCGCACGCGGAGTGAGGAACTTCAATCCGGACCGGCTACGCAGCGGGCTGGTCTTCACCTTCCGCCAGCGGCACGGGGAAGAGACGCCGCACGCTGTGGCGGTGCGGGTCTCGTACGACTCGCGGCTGCTGATGACCAGGGCCGACACGGGCTGGTCGGCGTCGGTGGAGCGCATCCCGTGGCGCGTCGAGCCTCTGACCGTCGAAGGGACGATCCGCACCACGCTCTACGACGCGATGGACGCGGCGGTCGGTGACGAGACGCTGCCGGCTGAAGCGCGCAGCCAGCTGGTGTGGGGCCTCGCCGAGGTCTACGACTGGGTGGTGGACTTCTCGCGCGACATCCAGGAGGGTGACCGCTTCCGCGTGGTGGCGGAGCGGCTGGTGTCCATCGAGGGAGAGGTGCGGTACGGCCGGATCGTCGCGGCGCGGATCGACGCGTCGAACCGCCACCTGTATGCTTTCCGCTTCGACGACGGCGACCGCACCGAGTTCTACGACGAGCAGGGCCGCTCGATGAAGCGCGACTTCCTGCGCACGCCGCTCGAGTTCAAGCGCCTCGGTTCCGGCTTCAGCAGGCGACGCTTCCACCCCATCCTCCGCCACTACCGCCCGCACCTGGGCATCGATTTCGGCGCCGCATATGGCGCGCCGGTGCGGAGCGTCGGCAACGGGACCATCACGGTAGCCGGCCGGATGGGCGGCTACGGCAACCTGGTCGAGGTCCGTCACAACGGGACTGCGAGCAGCCGATACGCGCACCTCTCGCGCTTCGCCGCGGGCGTCCACGTGGGGGCGCGGGTGAGCCAGGGCGAGACGATCGGATACGTGGGCGCGAGCGGACTCGCGACGAGCCCGCACCTGCACTACGAGCTGCGGATCAACGGCAGGGCGGTGAACCCACGCCGGCAGTTCAGCGTCGGCTCGGGCGAGCCGGTGCCGGCCGCACGCCGGACGGAGTTCGAGCCGGAGAAGGCGCGCCTATTGGAGCTGCTGGAGCCGCGGACCGCCCAGCCCCACACCGCGACCTGAACTCCGCCCCTCGGGGGGGTTCGGTAGCTTTCTCCCTGTGGAACTCTATCCCGCCATCGACATCCGCGCCGGAAGGGTCGTGCGCATGTCGCGCAGCGACGCCACGAAGCAGACGCTCTACCATCCCGACCCTTTCGCCGTGGCAGACAGCTACCTCGAGGCAGGCGCTGGTTGGGTCCACGTCGTGGACCTGGACCGAGCCTTCGGGTTGGGCGACCAGACCGCGCTCGTAGCCGCGCTGGTGAAGCGGCTGCCGATACCGGTGCAGGCGGGAGGCGGCATCCGCACGGCGGACGACGCGCTTCGCATGCGCGACCTCGGCGTGCAACGGGTGGTGCTGGGGATGCGCGCCGCCGAGTCCGTGGATGACCTGGCGGCGACGGCGGACTTCTTCAGTGAGGACTTCCTCGCCATCGCCGTGGACGTGCGGGACGGGTCGCTCTGGGCGCGAGACTGGCCGGAAGCCGCCGCCGTGACCCCGCCCGCATTGCTCCAGCGGGCGCGCGCGGCCGGTCTCGTGCTCGCGGTGCACACCGATCTCTCCCGTGAAGGCTCGCTCCTCGGCGCGAACGTGGAGGATGCGGCGACGCTCTCGCGCGATGCGGGCGTTGACATGATCGTTTCCGGAGGGATCAACGGCCTCCGCGACCTCGAGCGGATCCGCGAAGCGGGCCTCGCCGGGGCAGTCGTGGGCCGAGCGCTCTTCGAACAGCGGTTCACGCTCAAGGAGGCGCTGGCGTGCTCGTCGTCCTCGTAGGGCTGCTCGCGGCGGGAGCCGCGCTTGCGCTCTATCTACTGGTTGAGAGGGTGGGCCCGTCCGGCGTGCCGCTGGCACTGTTGAGAGCGACCGCATGGGGTGCGGTCGCCGCGCTGCTGGTGAACCCGGGGTGCCGGAGCGCGGGGGCCGACGGGACTACCGTGCTGCTGGACGGATCTCTCTCCATGAGCGAGCCGGCAGGGGACGCGCGGTGGCGTGCGGCGGTGGATACGGCGCGTGCGATCGCGGGCCGCGGTGGGCGGATCGTGCTCTTCGGCGACGAGCCGAGGATGTGGGCCGAAGGCGCGACCCCGTCGGCAAATGGAAGCCGTCTGCTGCCGGCGTTGCGCGAGGCGGCCTCGCGCGGCGGCCGCGTGGCGATCGTGACCGATGGCGCCC
The nucleotide sequence above comes from Gemmatimonadales bacterium. Encoded proteins:
- a CDS encoding peptidoglycan DD-metalloendopeptidase family protein, encoding MTLLALLFGVGASGARRAGYLGGLKTAPPVVVASAPVRLISDTLRANETVSQLFARRGVNDVDWTALARGVRNFNPDRLRSGLVFTFRQRHGEETPHAVAVRVSYDSRLLMTRADTGWSASVERIPWRVEPLTVEGTIRTTLYDAMDAAVGDETLPAEARSQLVWGLAEVYDWVVDFSRDIQEGDRFRVVAERLVSIEGEVRYGRIVAARIDASNRHLYAFRFDDGDRTEFYDEQGRSMKRDFLRTPLEFKRLGSGFSRRRFHPILRHYRPHLGIDFGAAYGAPVRSVGNGTITVAGRMGGYGNLVEVRHNGTASSRYAHLSRFAAGVHVGARVSQGETIGYVGASGLATSPHLHYELRINGRAVNPRRQFSVGSGEPVPAARRTEFEPEKARLLELLEPRTAQPHTAT
- a CDS encoding 1-(5-phosphoribosyl)-5-[(5-phosphoribosylamino)methylideneamino] imidazole-4-carboxamide isomerase, whose product is MELYPAIDIRAGRVVRMSRSDATKQTLYHPDPFAVADSYLEAGAGWVHVVDLDRAFGLGDQTALVAALVKRLPIPVQAGGGIRTADDALRMRDLGVQRVVLGMRAAESVDDLAATADFFSEDFLAIAVDVRDGSLWARDWPEAAAVTPPALLQRARAAGLVLAVHTDLSREGSLLGANVEDAATLSRDAGVDMIVSGGINGLRDLERIREAGLAGAVVGRALFEQRFTLKEALACSSSS